The following nucleotide sequence is from Schistosoma mansoni strain Puerto Rico chromosome 4, complete genome.
CACAAATATCGTGTAGGAAACCATCGGGTTCATCAGTTGCGTCGATTGATGTGAAAAATTGGTTGCACTCGTCTCGCGTTAAGCCAGATGGTAAGGAGTCCAGCTCACCGTCTACAAGTGGATGACGAAAGCATTTGATTAGTTATATCACGAAATGCTTTCAATTATTCTATAGCAGCTAGACCTTTATGCATAAATACTCTAAGATTACTTAACCGAAACGAAGTAACTGGAGGAGTTCGAGTTAAGGAAGGCTAAATTACGGTAGGGTTATTACCTCTCAGGTAACGGCACGCCACGCACATGAAAGAAATACAGTACTATTTGATTCGACGACATGAAAGCAGTACTAAGGCCTTAGAGCTATAAGTACTACAGAGGTTGAGTCGCACATTCAAACACAAACCTATATATCTGAACACTAAAATTCCAAATGCTTAACCTAGTAAATCTTTAAATCTACTTAGCAATTAGAGAACTAGTACGTGCCATCTAATTCTTGCTTAAGAACAGAATTAGTGCAACCCAAAATCGCTAGCTTCAAACCCACCTTGTTTGCTGACCACCTTTGAATTGATTGTAACCTCCTTGCTGCAACGCAATCCAGTTCTCCATGGAGTCTCACGGGAACTTCCTCTCCGTATTGAGTATACAACTGGGGATCGATGTGGCGAGTCGCAAATGTGCCATACCTTATCTTTTTCCAATAGCGACCTAACTAGCTTCTCAACATTAGCATCAAGCGGTTGGGAGTACAAGGCAATAGCAGAATAACTGATTTGTATATTTTACAGCAAGTGATAAAAAGTTGTCAAAATGCACTAGGCGTTTGGTATTGAAATAACAAAATTAACTTCAACGTTGTTGCCAACCATTGCCGGAATATGGAGCAGGACGGGGATACTGTGCAGTTGCAGGTGTTGCTCTCATCGGACCACCACCATAGCCTTGTTGCTGATAATTGCCGAACCCATCAGATGCATTAGGCCAACCACCTGCAGGGCAACCTCCATCGTAACCGCCATAACCTGAGCGTAATGTTAGCAACAAATCTGAATACTTACCATAGCCTCCTCCGTTATAAGCATAAGGCTGTTGGTGTGCGTAAGGTTGACTATAACCCTGTTCCCATGACTGAGGCTGGAAACCGCCGTTTGCATTGTCGTGCCAGCCACCGCCATTATAATCTGCTCTCATGGGTGCAGGTTTGGACCTCATTTTGTTCATTTCTTCTCGACTGAGCGCTTTTCGTACATCTGCTTTGGAGTCTTTGATAGTATGTGGTCGAGCTAGGATA
It contains:
- a CDS encoding putative heterogeneous nuclear ribonucleoprotein — its product is MMRPFIDSKADQDKKLFIGGLSPKTDENSLKNYYGQWGEIIDVVVMKDPRSQKSRGFGFVTYKDSSSVDAAQNNRPHTVDGKEVDTKRAMPREETSPEVHAAVKKIFVGALKKDVTNEDLNAVDKVILARPHTIKDSKADVRKALSREEMNKMRSKPAPMRADYNGGGWHDNANGGFQPQSWEQGYSQPYAHQQPYAYNGGGYGYGGYDGGCPAGGWPNASDGFGNYQQQGYGGGPMRATPATAQYPRPAPYSGNGWQQR